The window CTCGATCAATTTTGATGAACAAtgtctcattttaaagacgaAGATTTAATCTACAGGGCCATTTCAGTGGAATTTTAAAACAGCTTTTTATTTGTGCATAAGTTAttcttgaataatattatcttttaaatcgatttttttcgtgttaaagaaaataaatataatataatacaatataatacaatatattagaaaataatataatataatgtattttatttatttaaaaaaattggaatatcTTGTAAGTagttgaattttattattatgaaatataacaattttataatacaatttatagTCCTTAAGCAATGTAAATTTTGTATTGTTGGTTGTTGACTGTAGTTAGGCTGAATTTGGTAAAGGATTTTCTTATAGCTCTTTATGCTTCTAAATTACCGACTtaagtaaatgaaatttatttcataagtTCCATCTTCGTTTATCTCATGttgataagtatatattacCGACAGGTAAAAATATTCGCACGTAAATATGCAGTACttttatcgattgaaaattgataggtatacatataaaaattatcgacCAAGCTGATACTTTTAACCTTTGAGATATAGATGGAGAAATATGAACTTTCTTTACCGATTAGAGTCTACACTTCCTTCATGTATTGAACGATGGTATGCGATTTAACTTTTTTTGTTGTAAGTGCTTTGTGTAGAGTAAGGGTTACATCTAAATgtgaattatattgaaatgagATTAGGTATTGGtgcgataaaaattttataatcaaataattataattaatagtgtttaatattaatagaagtaataatggTCCGAAGCAGCGACAAGTAAGTGCAATAAATTTAACGCAAGCGTTGGTTTAGAGGTTATAATACtaactttcttatttttattttttttaacttattttataaaattttttttcgtatttaatcacatattttgaataaatattgtaaaacaCAAAATTCTATTTACCTACGGTCACTCGATTTATGTACAGTTTATTGATcaaagaattatttcaatctCTCCTACTctgtttaatttaattatttatttactacattttttttatttttacatatttttaactttaaaaataactaaatagtctatatttaattgtatattaacattataactaTTCAGGGATAGACATCATAGAAGACGATCTAGATCAAGATCGAGATCACGTTCTGCTACACCAGAAAAGAAACGCCGACGTTCCAGGagtagagacagagaaagagaaagagacaagggACGTCatagagaaaggagaagtCGTTCACGAGATAGAGACAGGGATAGAAGTGACAGAAGAGATCgttcagagagagaaagggatcgTGATAGGAGAGAAAAAcggtattagaaatattaatatatgtttacaaatattttcaataattaggGAAAATCTTCCACCTGTTTAGACACAAGTactgaaaattttaaatggtattaaatgtattagaaaaataatttattaatattgactgTTCTCGGTATACTAGTGGAGACAGTAAAGAAAAGCGTCTTACAGGCTCAAAATCTTCACGCTCTGGTAAAGAGCGGTCCAACAGATCTCGTTCGAGGGatagaaaggagaaggagaaaggggaAACAGAAGAATTGCCATTTGATCATACAAAATTAGataaagtaatttttatattctattagaaatttataagcgtaatatataggtatatcttaaacatatataataattgatcttCAGGAAGAGGAACAAAAACGATTGGAATTAGAAAtgcaaaagagaagagagaggatagAAAGATGGCGTgctgaaaggaagaaaaaggagttAGAGGCAACTAAGAAAGATGGTAAGACATCTATTTTGGCAAATCTTCAATTGCCTATGAAAAAATGGTCCCTCGAGGATGACAGTGATGAAGAAACGCCTGTGGTTCAGAATAGCAATAAGGAAATCAAAGAGGAAGGTGCtctgaaagaagaaatagaagaaactaAAGAAGAGACCAAAGATGAGGAGGAAGAAGTTGACCCGCTTGATGCTTTCATGGCAgaggtaaataaaaaataataatacctatcTCCTAATTTTAGATTAAATactaatatagaaaaatttttaggTCCAAGAAGAAGTCAGAAAAGTGAATAAACTCGACAGTAAAGCTCCAAAGAGTACTAATAATGGTACAGATCCTGGAAATCGACaaagtgttgttattgtcacaGGTGTGGCTAAAAAGAAAGtacagaaacaaaaaggagaaTTAATTGAACAAAATCAAGATGGTCTTGAGTATTCCAGTGAAGAAGAAGGTGAAAATCTTCATGAGACAGCAGCTGGAATTgctaataaacaaaaaagagaactaGCTAAAGTAGATCATACGACAACAGAATATCAGCCATttagaaaatcattttatgtAGAAGTACCTGAGATTGGTAAGTTCTTGATAATACTTTCAAAGTtgctaataattaataaaaaattttattataatatacgaataataattatagctaGGATGACATCAGAAGAAGTAGAAACTTATAAGGAAGAGTTAGAAGGTATACGTGTAAAAGGAAAGGGATGCCCAAAACCAATTAAATCATGGGCACACTGTGGTATaactaaaaaagaattagatgTTCTGAAGAAACTTGGATATGAAAAACCAACCCCTATCCAATGTCAAGCTATTCCAGCTATAATGTCCGGTCGCGACCTTATAGGAATCGCAAAAACTGGAAGTGGAAAGACATTAGCATTTTTATTACCAATGTTTCGTCACATATTAGATCAGCCATCATTAGCTGACGGAGATGGACCAATCGCATTAATCATGACACCAACTCGTGAACTTTGCATGCAAATTGGTCGAGATTCTAAAAAATTCACAAAATCTTTAGGTCTTTCacacgtatgtgtgtatggtGGTACCGGTATATCTGAACAAATAGCAGAATTAAAGAGAGGTGCAGAAATTATCGTGTGTACACCAGGAAGAATGATTGACATGTTAGCGGCAAACAGTGGTAGAGTGACTAATTTACGTAGAGTGACTTACGTAGTTCTCGATGAAGCTGACAGAATGTTCGACATGGGTTTTGAACCACAAGTAATGCGTATAATGGAAAACGTTAGACCAGATAGGCAAACAGTTTTGTTCAGTGCAACCTTTCCAAGACAAATGGAAGCACTTGCCAGAAGAATACTTACTAGACCTGTCGAAGTACAAGTCGGTGGTCGTTCCGTAGTTTGCAAAGACGTTGAACAACATGTGGTGGTATTAGAGGAAGATCAAAAGTTTTATAAACTTCTCGAAATACTTGGACATTACCAAGATAAAGGCTCCGCCATTGTATTTGTCGATAAACAAGAAAACGCAGATACACTTTTAAAAGATCTTATGAAAGCTTCTTATTCATGTATGTCTCTACACGGAGGTATTGATCAATGTGACAGAGATTCAACGATTTTAGACTTCAAAGCTGGACGAACGAAATTGCTTGTTGCAACGTCTGTGGCCGCTAGAGGATTAGATGTTAAACATCTTGTACTTGTCGTAAATTATGATTGTCCAAATCATTATGAAGATTATGTACACAGATGTGGTAGAACGGGCAGAGCTGGAAATAAAGGGTAAGAttccttacttttctttccctccctctccctcttttgtAAAAGcatcaaatttattaatcaaatgcatttctaaaaaaatcaatattatttttatcgattttcagATATGCATACACATTTATTACATCCGAACAAGAACGTTATGCAGGCGATATTTTACGTGCACACGAATTAGCAGGTGTACCCGTTCCAGAACCTTTGCGACAATTATGGGAGGCTTATAAGGCTCGTCAGGCAGCAGATGGAAAGAAAGTACATACAGGAGGTGGTTTTAGCGGTAAAGGATTCAAGTTTGACGAATCAGAAGCGGCATTAGccaacgagaaaaagaaattccaaAAAGCAGCTCTTGGTCTCCAAGATTCCGATGACGaagatattgaaaatgatatCGATCAACAAATCGAAAGCATGCTTGCCCCTAAAAGAACGGTTCGCGAGATTGCAAGACCATCAGCTACAAATATTGCAGTTCCTGGTCAACCAGTTACAAGTGCTACCGACAAATTAGAATTGGCCAGAAGATTGGCATCCAAGATCAATATTGCTAAAAATTTAGGTGCAGAAGCAAAAGGAGCTACCCAACAAGCGGCAGAAGCTATATTGAAGGGTGCCGGCCCTACAAATTTGATTACAGTaagttaaaaacaaaacaaaaaatgatttatgcaaaataagaaattataatttactaatccatttatttttttctttcaggcAAAGACTGTTGCCGAACAATTGGCTGCTAAATTAAATACTAAGCTTAATTATCAGCCACGCGAAGAAGATCTTGTGGAAACCGACGCGGAAACTGGTGAACAAACCTTCCGCAAGTACGAAGaggaattagaaataaatgacTTCCCTCAGCAAGCAAGATGGCGTGTTACGAGTAAAGAAGCTTTAGCACAAATTTCTGAATACTCAGAGGCAGGTCTTACTGTTAGAGGAACGTACATTGCTCCTGGTAAAGCACCACcagaaggggaaagaaaattgtatcTTGCAATTGAGTCAACTAGTGAATTAGCAGTTAGCAAAGCAAAGGCAGAAGTTTCTCGacttataaaagaagaattaatcaAGTTACAAGCATCTGGAGCTCATACCGCTTCTCGCGGACGGTATAAAGTTTTGTAAATGACTTGTTATAGTTAAACgtttataaacataatatgaCACTGCAATGTAATCAAATGGATTTACTGATGAATggagaacaaaaatattagaaattttattatacatacagatatcaaatattaatacagagtttgtgtgtgtatttatcaatataataacaaattatactTAATAACTTAATACGTGacatttatgataattttattcttataaactGCCAGAAGGTAGtagacgtaaaaaaaaaagaaaacaaaaaacaagaaaatgtgAAGTATTGtacatttttgattttatgaaaaatgtaagacatatttgaaatatttatatattgaacaTGAAATAAGTATTGAATATTCTCAAGAGTGAATGAATGTTTgattacttattattgtcTGGTAACTTATGTTAGAAACTTTCCTTTATGTACACTTTATATAGTATAGCGCGATATAAGTCATTTCGAAAACTCTCTGCATCATAATAAACGCGCATTTTTGTACATTCTCCTTATCGCAGTTCTATTTCTTTGGTAATACTAGAAtaatgagtaaaaaaaaaagaataaacacaTTCTATACCATaaggtattatatatatatatatatatatatatatatatatatatatatatatacacatatatacatattatatatatttatatataatatgtatacatacacatatatatatataggcacTAGAAGAATCACAGACACAAGATTGACGTTGTCGTATATGGCACCGTCACTAGGTAATGTAAATGCTTAGCACCTTGAACGATTCAAGAAAGGGATCAGAATCTATCATTCATCTTTGTAAATTTACCGATGTAGTCGAATTAGAAATGTCccggaaatattaaataaatattctactaTATTTCTAAAGCGTatgcaaaagaaaacgatTAGAATACCTTGTCCAATAAACCTTTCCAAGATCGTCGaccattaatttttctaaataatgtAGAATATTGTTCGCTCGAAGGTACATAAATCGTAACATtgattaatacaatttttctccttatttgTTTCTAATCGCTCATGCAAAAATACTGATTATTATCGTGCAAGATATTATTGAAAACCAAACACGATTAACGTTAGCAATAGAAACATGACCGTGTGCCACTTCTGCTCGAGTGAGCGATCCCAAAGGAATTTCCGCTGCAATTTTAGGACTCCTTTCCGTGATTCTAACAACGAGCTTTTCCGTTTCCGCTATACAAGCTCGCAATTGTAAAGACGAAGGTCTTTCAACCACAGATTGTACGACAACAAAAATATCACCCTCGGGAGTCACCATTCCGCGAACGGCACACTGCGCTACCTGTACTTGTCGTCTTAATGCAGTTAAAAGTGCATCCAATGTTATGAAATCTTTATCGACTTTTTCTTCCATCACGTGATATATTTTATCCAActgtaattgtaataattgaatatattaatatattattttaaaaattttcgtaaaaaatttattagatatatatgaaaataataagataaccACCTGTTttctcgaataaaataatctgGCAGCTCCTCCACAAACAGGACAACAAGCACCAGGTGGCGTAACTCCGATGCAGTTAGGTTCTTTCAATGGTGGACATTGAACGATATCATCGCATCTAGGCTTAGCTTGATCACTTATCAAGCCAACGGCGACACATGGACCGTAGTAATCTACAACGGTTTTCTCTGCCCAAGCGGCACACTCATTGATGTATATTTCACCGTCGATAGCGCAAACAGGTCCACGAAGACTGCAACCCTTCAAACAAGGAGATCTATAGCCAAGACTAGCTCCGGCTCGTATCATAGCACAAAACGAATGATGCTGATGGTTGTCTTTGTCGCAAACTGGACCGCTGTTATCGTCTTGAGGATCGCAATCTATTGGTACGCACTCGTATTGTTGACAAAATTTGTCAAGCATTGATAAACAGACTCTGCGCCTTCTGACGCACTTATCTGTACCATCGCAAGGATTTGGCGAGCAAGGATCTCGGCTAGAACATCTACCAAAGTCAACTTCATTCGCGGTGAAACCAGCGCATTTAGCTAAACATGCCGATGCAAAAGTGTAACCTGAGTTTCCGCACACTGGTACGTAATGAGCCGGACAATCACATGGTAAAGAAGGTATCTTGATCTCAGTGCATGTTTTTCTCGAACAAGTGACCTCACCCTCGAGACAACGGCAAGGATTACACTCAAGATAAAAGTTCAATCTCGGTGGAATAAAACGATCTTGTACCCAACAAAAATCGAAATTGATGCAGTTCAGAGTTTTACATTTTTCCAATCCGTGTAAGGTGCATTGACATATCCTGAGACAAGCGTGTCGATCGTATCTTGGAATTTGAACCCACGAAGAAAGTGGTACAACTTGTTTCGACATTTCTCCCAAAGAACAGCCGGGTACGCAACGATAAACTTTATGCTCGTTTACGGTCAAAAGACATATTTGACCTTGAGGACAAGGATTATTCTTACAAGGTGTCGTGATATCGTCAGCCGGATGAATCACAGAATTGTCATCCCGTGGATTCTCAAGAAAAGGTTTTAAAGAGACACATGGAGCATCTGGTCTACCTGGTGAAAGCTTCGAACATAAAGTAGCAGCCGTATGAGATCCTACGATAGTAGACCAGTCCACACAACTGGCCATCAATTCCAAACAGTCCTCTCGACATAGCCGTGTCTCGTGTGTTCTTATGTCGCAAGGTCGTAATTGCAAAAAACAGGCTGCCGCGCGTAAAGTTTCTGGTGGACAGGACGATGCTACTCGGACAGTAACGCCAAGTCCTCGAATGACACCACCGCGAGACCAATGATCTGCCTCCCACTTGGCAACATCGTCGGCTGCCGCTGTGCACGTCCTGTTAAGAAAACAGGTATCGTTTGGAGTATGTAAATAAAGTCAGCTTCGTGTACTAAGTTAAATTATATGATACGCTACCTGAACAGAGTGGTCGGCCTGTCGTTAAATCGTGCACAATAAGAAAGACCGGAGCATCCCATTTCACAAGAATTATCAGCTTCGTCGAGACATCTTCGCAGTTCGCTCTCCAAGTTTGAAGAAAGACATTCCGTGTCGAGTTGAGTCCAAGCTGTCTCCCAGTCTGCTTGAAATGCCCTCCAACAAAGATTCTGACAACGTTGTTTATTTGCTCTGGAGCAACAAGACAGTTTACCGGTGTCCAATGGTAAACGTACAGGTTTAGTTGGAGTCGACTTCAATACGCAACTCCATAACGGCGAATGTGGCAATATGGGGGTGCATTTTTCTGCAAGAGCGTCCAAAATTTCCTGATCGGTCGTTGCTG is drawn from Vespa crabro chromosome 10, iyVesCrab1.2, whole genome shotgun sequence and contains these coding sequences:
- the LOC124427709 gene encoding probable ATP-dependent RNA helicase DDX46: MVRSSDKDRHHRRRSRSRSRSRSATPEKKRRRSRSRDRERERDKGRHRERRSRSRDRDRDRSDRRDRSERERDRDRREKRGDSKEKRLTGSKSSRSGKERSNRSRSRDRKEKEKGETEELPFDHTKLDKEEEQKRLELEMQKRRERIERWRAERKKKELEATKKDGKTSILANLQLPMKKWSLEDDSDEETPVVQNSNKEIKEEGALKEEIEETKEETKDEEEEVDPLDAFMAEVQEEVRKVNKLDSKAPKSTNNGTDPGNRQSVVIVTGVAKKKVQKQKGELIEQNQDGLEYSSEEEGENLHETAAGIANKQKRELAKVDHTTTEYQPFRKSFYVEVPEIARMTSEEVETYKEELEGIRVKGKGCPKPIKSWAHCGITKKELDVLKKLGYEKPTPIQCQAIPAIMSGRDLIGIAKTGSGKTLAFLLPMFRHILDQPSLADGDGPIALIMTPTRELCMQIGRDSKKFTKSLGLSHVCVYGGTGISEQIAELKRGAEIIVCTPGRMIDMLAANSGRVTNLRRVTYVVLDEADRMFDMGFEPQVMRIMENVRPDRQTVLFSATFPRQMEALARRILTRPVEVQVGGRSVVCKDVEQHVVVLEEDQKFYKLLEILGHYQDKGSAIVFVDKQENADTLLKDLMKASYSCMSLHGGIDQCDRDSTILDFKAGRTKLLVATSVAARGLDVKHLVLVVNYDCPNHYEDYVHRCGRTGRAGNKGYAYTFITSEQERYAGDILRAHELAGVPVPEPLRQLWEAYKARQAADGKKVHTGGGFSGKGFKFDESEAALANEKKKFQKAALGLQDSDDEDIENDIDQQIESMLAPKRTVREIARPSATNIAVPGQPVTSATDKLELARRLASKINIAKNLGAEAKGATQQAAEAILKGAGPTNLITAKTVAEQLAAKLNTKLNYQPREEDLVETDAETGEQTFRKYEEELEINDFPQQARWRVTSKEALAQISEYSEAGLTVRGTYIAPGKAPPEGERKLYLAIESTSELAVSKAKAEVSRLIKEELIKLQASGAHTASRGRYKVL
- the LOC124427710 gene encoding reversion-inducing cysteine-rich protein with Kazal motifs gives rise to the protein MLAIKAFMVVLPVIVVANPLFDGAQEMSCCSLAAGSCRSVCSKISLVTLGAEAEARDNATLRLLKFCSIELTDFWSCVNSTLKEAKKNENWSGRRCCHLAQNPICQSTCALSGSKSNLNESCRPSDEPELFSCLERREEAERCCSTVSNDTCRSVCKDLFHRPGKQSSLKLYSSKGCFHQIPKCLKTVAEVRHVDDPKQYLHCCDEAVNAVCSETCRKILHTATTDQEILDALAEKCTPILPHSPLWSCVLKSTPTKPVRLPLDTGKLSCCSRANKQRCQNLCWRAFQADWETAWTQLDTECLSSNLESELRRCLDEADNSCEMGCSGLSYCARFNDRPTTLFRTCTAAADDVAKWEADHWSRGGVIRGLGVTVRVASSCPPETLRAAACFLQLRPCDIRTHETRLCREDCLELMASCVDWSTIVGSHTAATLCSKLSPGRPDAPCVSLKPFLENPRDDNSVIHPADDITTPCKNNPCPQGQICLLTVNEHKVYRCVPGCSLGEMSKQVVPLSSWVQIPRYDRHACLRICQCTLHGLEKCKTLNCINFDFCWVQDRFIPPRLNFYLECNPCRCLEGEVTCSRKTCTEIKIPSLPCDCPAHYVPVCGNSGYTFASACLAKCAGFTANEVDFGRCSSRDPCSPNPCDGTDKCVRRRRVCLSMLDKFCQQYECVPIDCDPQDDNSGPVCDKDNHQHHSFCAMIRAGASLGYRSPCLKGCSLRGPVCAIDGEIYINECAAWAEKTVVDYYGPCVAVGLISDQAKPRCDDIVQCPPLKEPNCIGVTPPGACCPVCGGAARLFYSRKQLDKIYHVMEEKVDKDFITLDALLTALRRQVQVAQCAVRGMVTPEGDIFVVVQSVVERPSSLQLRACIAETEKLVVRITERSPKIAAEIPLGSLTRAEVAHGHVSIANVNRVWFSIISCTIIISIFA